AATTTACAACTCGAAACCAGAACTAGATatgaaacagaaacagaaacatgCTGAAACAAATAAGTactttattcataattttttgatgataaattacaaaattttcgaacatacaagtacaatgaccccTAGACCCTAAGTCCTAACCCTAGTACTTGACATatacaagtacaatgaccccCCACATAGGATACAATCAGGAgggagtcttcttcttcttcaggtcCTCTTTCTTGGCTTCTGAGGTCCCCTTCCTTGTCTTCTCCTCCTCGGCATCCCGGATAGATCCAGTGCAACCACCTGAACCTGGGTGAGCCTTGATGTTTCCATCACAAAAAGGAGACTCCGGAGGGCATTTTCTACTAGAGCTTGGACCTATTCTATTTAGCAACTTTGAGTACTTTGAACAAGCAAGGATGAGCAAGGATGGTTGCCCCTACATTAGCAACTTTGGCACtctgaatttgaaatttcactTTCAAAGTACTCAAAGTTGCTAATGTTGGGGATAACATCCACATAACCCCAACCACTCAAAACCCCCTAAACCAAAAGAATAACATTAAAAAGAAGACATAAGAAAAGCATagaagaggaggagaggaagaagagaggtgTTGTGTGAAAAATGAAGGATTGGGAAGCCCTTTTTATAGAGCTGCGATGACCTAGGTTGTAACGACGCACTTAATGACTCATTTAATGAGTTTTACCGGTTGTTGACTCATGGTCAATGGCCGGTGCGTTTTAAACGCACTCTCAAAGTGCGTCACAATCGCACCCTCAGTGTGCGTCTGTTTCGCACTCGGAAAATAAGGTTCAAACTGCGACCATCACGCAAGTTAAAGGTGCGTTCGAAAGGGGTAATTTCGGGTTTCAGAAATTTCCTCCGGTCTAAATAGGAGTGGgggggggggtctgaataacaattcccttgaTTTTATATTTCCACTTCATTTAACCTGACAATGAAACTGAAACTCTGAATGTAGTTCATATTTAAAAATTCATACGTTATCAAGTTAGATTCACAGCAAACATGAACCTATATAATAAGACAGAGAGCTATCTTGTATGATCGTCTCTCTCTTTCATCTCACGTCATCATTACGGGGACCTAAAAAGAGATTTATGATTGATTTtacacttcattttcatttaGATCTCAATTTCTATCTATCTGTAAATTATTTCACTCATcatatattttatattcttgtttttcttcttatctctcttctctccacTTCATTTACACTTAAAATAAAGTGTGAACAAAACTTTAtcataaaaaaacataacattTTTTCACTTTGGTTTTCTACAAGTATGTCCAAGCTCAATGAGCTTATGACTTTATTTAGTGCAAGTTTAGAAAATGCGTGATACACATATTTATGACAGTAATCGTGtattttaaaaatgaatattaATTACTTTTGATATGCAATACACAGTTTTCACCGCACAAGACACAATGCATATGAGAGAAGGAAATAATGAATGCGCATCCTCAAATCattttagaaaatgaaattatctttaaatttattctatatattcctttatttaaaaaataattgttcttaattattttaacgCATCAAAGATACTAATTTCTCCAAATATCGCCAACCTTAAAAAGCTTATCGCTTTATTAAGTGCGGGTTTAGAAAATGTATACTACGCAGACCCACGACCATAATCTGTATTTCAGAAACGGATATTGGTAGCTTTAGATAGAAGATACAAAAACGGATAATGATAGCTTTAGATAGAAGATACACGATTCTGACACCACAAGACATGAAACGTATATGAAGTAAGGAAAAAATTAATGTACGTTCTTATATTTGACGTACATTCTTATCTTTGAAGttgttttaaattatttttcaattgtaaaaaaaactcatttaaaAAATCGTTGTAATTTTTATGCATTCATTGATAccgttttaacttttaaggattaacaaaaaattattctgaaaaaaacattttaaaagtAGGAAGCTAAATTCTAGGGAGCTATTGTCTCTCCCTTTTCTTTGCTAAATCTAGGATGATGGATAATTGGATATGGCTGTGACGTGTTTAGTTGTCTTAAGGATTCTCATTTCTCAGGGGCATTTATCGTAATTACTTTACAAAACGAGGGTGCAATCTCAACCAGCATTCAACTGTTTATATAAAAACCCGTTTTCCTACaacctccattttcttcaacaTCCACCACCGTGTTTCGCAACCTCCGCCGTAACTGTTACACTGAAAACTCCTGCTCCGCCGCGCTCGTGTTCCGGCGACGGATCCATTTCGTGTAACATAAGAACCCTAAAAAACTCGTTAGAATTGTTCTGTTTTTCACATTCGGATTCAGCTAAGCAGATCCGAACTGAGAACCATTTCAAGGTACCGTCGCTGAAACTCGATTGCATTCCTATTTGATTATCCGATCCGTTTCATTCCGATAATTCCATGcagttttgcaaaaatctcAAGTTTTCATGGATCTGAGTTTTTATGCAGAGAATTCGAATTTCGTTTTTTGCATTCCGTTTTGCACCGGTTGCATGACGTTATTTCCTGAAATCGTGTTTGTTTTTTTGTATTTAATGGCTTTGAATTGCATTGAAGTTTGCTGAATCGTGTTTGGTATTGGTTTGACTTTGTTGCAGATCGTACGGTGCGGTGGTAGCTGTTGAAGAATGGCATCGGCAGCGACTGGAGCTACAGGATGGTACAGGGGAAGGGTGAAGGCGGTTCCCTCAGGGGATTGCTTGGTCATTGTGGCCGTTGCTAGCTCCAAGCCTGGTCCTCTGCCTGAGAAATCAATCACTCTGTCTTCTCTTATTGCTCCTCGGCTGGTAATTTCATTCAATTCACTGTTTTCGATTTGATTATGAGGTTGTGAGCTAGAATcttgaatgaagattttgagaCTCTGTCTGTTTTGATTTTAATTGCATTGGTGTTCTGTTGTTTGGATTTGTGGGAATTTCGCTAGGCGCGGAGAGGCGGTGTGGATGAACCATTTGCATGGGAAAGCAGAGAGTATCTGAGGAAGCTCTGCATAGGGAAGGTGGGAAGCTTATACTTACTGCTACTCTAATAATTTGGTTGAGTGCTCTGGTTTTGTCTTCTTCTGACTGTGTGTTTGGCGTGATGTGTTGTTATGTGAACAGGAGGTGACTTTTAGAGTTGATTACAGTGTGGCATCCATCAATCGAGACTTTGGAACTGTTTTTCTTGGTGACAAGAATGTTGGGGTGTTGGTTGTTTCTCAAGGATGGGCAAAGGTTGAAATTTGATACCGTGTGATTTCCCATTTAGATGTTCCGCGTTTGATTACATTCTGCTTTGCTTAATTGAGATGTTAATTGTGAACTTGTTCATGCAGGTCAGAGAACAGGGGCAGCAGAAAGGAGAAGTGAGTCCATACCTGGCAGAATTGTTACGGCTTGAAGAGCAAGCTAAACAGGAAGGCCTTGGTCGTTGGAGCAAGGTTTGTTTGGGTTTTTTCCTCTTTAGTATAAAATGAATTTCAAAAAAGCTTGTAATTAAGGTGTGCTTTTTCAAACACACTGCTATTATTGTGATGCAGTACCTCAATATTGCAGTTCCATCATATGATGCGATCCCCAATTTGAATCTATAAATCCCTATtgtaattatataaaaattgtcCTGATTACATGTGAAATTTAATAATTCACTTTTCTATTGCTGAAATGACCATTTGAATTTACTttcatatttcaaattaacATGCAATACAGAATGAACTCATGTTTGCTTATATTTTACAGATATCATCTTCTACTCTTATTTAAATTAATCGAAAATGGACACATGTAGTTGCAAATTCTTGTTTATTTTATGAGTGTAGCATTTATGATTTTATGGTTATTGCAGGTTCCTGGTGCTGCTGAGGCATCCATCAGAAATCTACCACCTTCTGCCATTGGTGACGCCAGTAACTTCGATGCTATGGGTTTATTGGCTGCAAACAAGGGATCTCCGATGGAGGCAATTGTTGAGCAGGTTCGTGATGGCAGTACTCTCCGAGTCTACTTGCTCCCGGAGTTTCAGTTTGTCCAAGTTTTTGTCGCTGGAATTCAGGTATGTTTCATAATTTCTGTTACTATTACGACGGTTTATTTATACACGCCACTAATTGTTTTCCCTTCACACTAGTCCCCACAAATGGGAAGAAGAGCTGCACCTGAAACTGTAGTTGAAACAGAGTTACCAGCTGATGAAAATAATGGAGATGTTCCTGGGGAACCTCGACCACCGCTTACATCTGCTCAAAGACTTGCGGTTTCATCATCTACTGAAACTGCAGCTGATCCTTTTGGACCTGATGCAAAATTTTACACTGAGATGCGTGTATTGAATCGAGATGTAAGTAACATGTTTCTCAGTTTCTGTAAGTTATATTCCTTGTGCACTTatcaaaattttaataattCGAAACGGGTATGCAGGTTCGGATTGTTCTAGAAGGCGTGGATAAGTTTAGCAATTTGATCGGGTCGGTGTATTATCCGGATGGCGAATCAGCCAAAGACCTGGCACTGGAACTTGTGGAAAACGTATGTCACTCACCTCTGTAGAGTGATCTTGCCATGACTTTTTTTGTCTTAATCAATTCTTGATGAACCTGACTTTTTTGCTTCCATTGTTTTATACGGTAGAACTGCCTAACTGGTTTATTTGAGATTGAATTAAGTTTGTATTTGTGCTTAATTTCAGGGGATCCAGTGAGGGGGTATTGTCATTACTTGGgagtatattatatatatgattaGCATGATACACAATTTGTattaaaatttcaattgagtATTTAATTAAGTAACCAAGTACCAGCTAAATAAATCTGAAAAGCGAAGCATTGCACTTGCTATCACTGCTGTGGCTTTATTTGCTCGAGTGGACTATATCATATGCAACTATTGGTGATTCTTTTTCGTTTGAGAAAAAGAGTAGACACAGTAATTATGAAGGTTTTGCATCCACTGTTATTCATTGTATTATTTTGTATCCTAGGTTTACGCAATATCTATATTCCATGGCATTTACTTATTTCCCTGGTCTATCTTCCATGGACATTTAGAATGTTTATCCATTCCATGTCTTTTAATGTGATGAAGTATCAGTCAAAATATTCTTAAAAATATCTCAATATTTTTTCCTGTTATATAGGGTTATGCTAAATATGTCGAATGGAGTGCAAATATGATGGAAGAAGAGGCAAAGCGGAGGCTGAAGACTGCAGAGCTCGAGGCTAAGAAAATCAGGTTAAGAATGTGGACAAACTATGTACCACCAGCTTCAAATTCAAAGGCAATTCATAACCAGAATTTTACTGGAAAGGTGAAATACTCTTCAATCATTTGTTCGTGACAAAATGGTCAATCTTCAGTTATACAAGCATATCAACTTAACTTGATTTTTACAGGTGGTTGAGGTTGTTAGTGGAGATTGCATCATTGTCGCTGATGATTCCATTCCGTATGGCAGCCCACTAGCTGAGAGGCGAGTTAACCTTTCAAGTATTAGGTGTCCGAAAGTAGGCAATCCTCGTCGAGATGAAAAACCAGCTCCCTATGCCCGTGAAGCAAAGGAGTTCCTAAGAACACGCCTCCTTGGTCGTCAAGTATGAAAATATCTTAAGTACCTTCTTTTAATATAATTACTGAGTTCATTATAATTTATTACTTCTGTTATGTTTCTCAGGTGAATGTAGAAATGGAATATTCTAGAAAGATTGTTCCTACAGATGGATCTGCAGTTCCTTCACCAGCTGCTGATTCCAGAGTAATGGATTTTGGATCAGTCTTCTTATTGTCTGCTACGAAAGCTGACAGTGATGATACCCCTTCATCTATTCCTTCAGCTGGAAGTCAGCCAACTGGTGTCAATGTTGGTGAATTGGTTGTTGGCCGTGGCTTTGGAACTGTCATTAGACATCGTGACTTTGAAGAGAGATCTAACTACTATGATGCCCTTCTTACTGCTGAATCGCGTGCCCTTTCTGGAAGGAAAGGGATCCATTCTGCCAAGGATCCTCCAGTGATGCATATAACTGACTTGACCACCGTGAGAAAATTTATAATTatgctttaatttctttttactCAGAAGTTCGTAAAATTTAACTCGATAATATATTCCCGGTTGATTCATATCAGACATCAGCCAAGAAAGCCAAAGACTTCTTGCCTTTCCTACAACGAAGTAGAAGGGTTCCTGCTGTTGTGGAATATGTCCTCAGTGGCCATCGTTTCAAGTTGTTAATTCCAAAAGAAACTTGCAGCATTGCTTTCGCACTCTCTGGTGTCAGGTGTCCTGGTCGTGGTGAGCCTTATTCTGAAGAAGCAATAGCACTGATGAGGCGAAAGATAATGCAGAGAGATGTAGAGGTAATTCAGTTGCTTAATGAACTTAAGGTTCCTGAATAttcctttttttattaaatgtttTAATTCTTGCAGTTTGAGGTGGAAACTGTTGATAGAAATGGAACATTCTTGGGATCCTTATGGGAGTCAAGAACAAATGTTGCACTCACACTACTTGAAGCCGGTCTTGCAAAACTTCAGACTTCCTTTGGCAGCGATAGAATTCCTGAATTTCACCTTTTGGATCGAGCTGAACAATCTGCTAAGAAGCAAAAACTGAAAGTAAAATAGGGTCCCAATAATGTTTGAAATTACCGCTTTTATTTCCCTGTTAACTTTTCTAAAGTTAAAATGTTTTGCAGATCTGGGAGAACTTCGTTGAAGGAGAGGAAGTATCCAATGGGGCAAATGTTGAAAGCAAACAACAAGAAGTACTTAAGGTGCTTAGGATAATATATTGCTAATGATACATCTTTTTTGTTTAAAACTGTGGATTCAGGAATTACTTATTCCATTGTCATGCTTCCACAGGTAATTGTTACCGAAGTCTTGGGTGGTGATAAATTTTATGTCCAGACCGTTGGTGATCAAAAGATAGCATCCATCCAGCAACAGCTTGCTTCTTTGAACCTGAAGGAAGCTCCTGTGCTTGGTGCATTTAGTCCTAAGAAGGGTGACACAGTCCTTTGTTATTTTCATGGCGATAAGTCCTGGTACCGGGCAATGGTGAGTTCAAACCTGAACCTGAaatatttcttttgttttgtccTTTCCCCCTGACTGGTGTCGGCATTGCATTCCATGGCTAAAACCATGTGCCCATTGACTAAGGGATGATGAAAAATATATGAATTGATGATTAAGTCACAGTGACCTGTTTCTTTAATATCTTTCCTCTTTTTTTCTGGACTTTTtcgccccccccccccaaccGATGGCTTTGTAATTGATGTTTTATCCTTTAATATATTTTGAAGTTTACATCAGTCTGTTTATAAACCCTTTTGCATATATGAAGCAAGCTGCTTGAGTTTTAAGCTCATAATTTTAATGTGTAGTTTCAATCTCTTTAAACCAGGTATTTTGGTATAAATATGATTTCTTTTCTTGCCAGAAAATGATTGACCTTAGATGATTTAATATTTCATTATATGCGCCAACACCATATGCATCCCTTCTTTATGACTCGTTGCAATTTCGTGTATTGTAATTTTAGGGTTAGAGTTCATGAGATGCGCTAAGTAGGCAGTGCATCACTTGTAAATTACCTTGTCTGTTTCCACTCTTATTTCTTTAATTCCTTATGAAACTATTTGTGCTGCAACAATCCTTTGTTTTTTTTGCGCTGATCATCCATACATGAGTTTCGTAGGTTGTGAATACACCTCGAGGACCAGTTGAATCTCCTCAGGACATATTTGAAGTATTCTACATTGACTATGGAAATCAAGAACAAGTAGCTTACAGTCAGTTACGACCTCTTGATCAGTCCGTGTCTGCCGCACCCGGTCTTGCTCAATTGTGCAGTCTTGCATACATTAAAAGTCCAAGCTTGGAAGAGGATTTCGGCCAAGAAGCAGCTGAATATTTGAGTGAACTCACTTTAAGCAGTGGAAAAGAGTTCAGAGCCCAGGTTGAGGAGAGAGATACTTCTGGAGGAAAAGCAAAAGGGCAGGGAACTGGGACAATTCTTGCTGTAACTCTTGTTGCTGTGGATGCTGAGATCAGCGTTAACGCAGCCATGCTACAGGTGCTTATAGCTGCTCACTTTTACTTGATATAATTTCATTGTGTTTGGATTTCCGTTAAACTCAACGTGGATTCACGTCGAGTTCAACGTGGCAAATTCTAGCTTCTTCGTTGATACCTTTAGATACGTGAAATCCTGTTTGTGTTTGCACCAACGCCAGACCAAAGATACACTCAAAGTCTTATAGTTTGATTCTCTATACAAACACTTCTCTGAACATTCTGTTTTCTTGTGGAATTTTCAGGAAGGACTAGCCAGGATGGAAAAAAGGAATCGGTGGgacagaaaagaaagaaaggcgGGTCTTGATAGTCTGGAAAAATTCCAGGACGAGGCACGCACCAAACGGCGTGGGATGTGGCAGTATGGAGATGTTGAGTCAGATGAGGAGGACGGTCCTCCGGCGAGAAAAGCTGGTACTGGCCGCAAATGAGTGTAACAGACAGGAGGTAAATCATATGTTATAGACATCATGAGAGAATGGTTCAATTTATAGGCATGAGttagagagaaaaagaaggaaatGCCGTGCTTATTCCTTtgtaagttttgttttattaatcTTTGTTTTAACATTTTTGTGTTAGGTTGATGGGACAATTGTTTTCTATAGATGTCATAATAAGGTGCATGCGGCAGGGTTCTTTGTTACTATGAGAACAGAAGAGGCGTTTTGGTCTTTTTTAAGAACTTCTCTTACATTTTCCCCtatggtttggtttggttttggaTTGAAGACTTTTCTTAATAAGTTAACCTGGGTTAGATCCAGTCCCTACAGACAATAAGATTTTTCATTATGAAATCACAAGTACATGTATTCTTTAACTCAAGCCCATTCAAACTTTTCAGCCAGTACTCTTTCTAAAAAGCTTTTGCAGAAATACAACTCTCCTTTATAACTTAGCTTGGGAGGAATACAACTGAAGATGGAATAGTATACTATAATGTTAAACAACTCACAACACTCAAAGAATGTATAACCGTTTAGTTTATAACTAAAAGTCACTCCAAATGATGTGGAACTATTGCAAAAACAAATTGGAGGGTAGTTTGAGTAGGAAATAATGGAGATCATTTTGTTGAATAATTGTGTTCTTGTCTTAGGACAAGAGAACCCTAAGAGAAAACCCTAGTAGAGGGAGGTAAGAGAAATTAAAGTCTTGTGTCATAATGAAAGGGTTCCTTTTACAATGgatgacctctccttttatagtgATATGATCCAAAACCCTAATGCTAGCCTATTTGGGCTCTTGGGCCTCATAAATCCTCGGCTTAAGATTACTTACTAGAGAACACTCTTAGTTTGATACCTATGGGAATCACCTATTCTCTTTACAAGGGTCAGGTCACCCTAATCTAACTAAAGATGTGACCGGTTGCCCTAAGGAGGCCTCGCCTAGTCTTTCTGTAGTCACGCCGAGCTTTGACTGTGGGCCGGTCCTATCACGACAGGTCCTGCCCAGCCCAAATTGCTTTGCACCACTTCAACTTACTGCTCACATATCATTTTGTAGTTGAATTTTGAGGAAACTAGCCGTTGAACATGAACTTTAGAGGACTTTGGTTTTAACAGCCTCCACATCCAACATTTGTTTAAGGAATTAAGGCTTCATCAGTAGACTTCTATCCTTGAGGTTTACACATTGTATATATTCCAATATGATTGTCAACATCCTAAGCTATAAATACATATACGGGTGAACAAATATTTACTATATGTGGCAAGTTCTTCACAGCTCACTCTTGTCACACTTCTAGACTAGACGGGGAACAATCAAATAGCTTTCATAAATTTAAATACATATACGGGTGAACAAATATTTACTATCTTTACTCAAATGTGAAGTACCATAGCAACTAGTTAGCTTATTAGGATATCTTTTGGAAATAGTAATATTTACACAAAATAGACTCATGTCTGGACActacaaagaagtgctaatatTCAAGGAATATTATTCCCGAACAAGACCATCTTTCTAATATTAGTGTTTAAGAAAGAACAAGGAACTTTGCTTCATAAGGAATACATACAATACAACTCAAGAATAATACAATACACATAGAAAGACAAAAAAAGGAAACAAGATGTAAATATACTGATCGGGGAGCGACCAAACTACCCGTGAAGCAAGGGTAGGAAGAAGGTGAGGGGCACGGTAACGTTGAGCGGTTGATGAAGGTCCCGGGAGGGactcctgcaagggactccaatgccGAAGTAAGAGGTTGAACAAGGGTGAGTAAGTGAGTAATGAGATGAAGAGATGAGTTACCTTACCAAAGGGGGGAGGGAACCCCCTTATATACCTGTCTTGGCTCTAGGGTTGAGCCATGCGACGTCATGCATGGCCTGCGTCTTGACTCTTCCCAGCCGTAGGATCCTCTGCTATTCCTCCGGCGCCAGAGGGATCTTACGGTCCAGGCTTCTCGTGACATGTGTCTAATCCCTAGTTCCCTAGGGTGGTTGAGGGAAGTCAACCCTACGTTGTGGGGCCCGCTATTGTCCTTTGTGGAAATGTGGGACCAATCCTAGCCACTTTACAAGttcccagaacagtagtcccccagcTCTGGCCCAATGATTCAGTGGGGCGTGAGCTTAGAAGTAACCCCCTTTTACTCTGTGTCCTGTGATGCGAGTCCATAATTACGTAGTTGACCGGTCGGGGTGAGGAGGCAACATGATCGACCCGGGGGTGCCCGGCTGGAGCGTCTCCTAGAACAGTAGTCCCCTAGCTCTGGTCCACAAGAAATGTGGAGCTTGAGCTAATAGAGTCGGAAGTAATTACATGGTTGGTCGGTCGGGGTTGGTCCTCACATGATCGACCCGGGGAGTGACCGGCTGGAGCATCTCCCAGTACATATATGAAAACTAAAGTTACTTCTTTCTTTAATTTCCTCTTTCACATTCCttttagttttcttttctttcttctgctTAGTTTTATTATAGAGAAGAGCCAGCGTCTGCCACcaacaagaacagagaagaaCGTGGTAAATGGCTGCCACGGTGGAAGATGGGTTCAAGTTAGGGTGGCAAAATGATCCATGAGTCCATATCCATCCAGTCTATTCACGACAAAATGCATCTATATCCATCTACatagaaaattaatttaaatggaTGGATTACAATCAATTCATTTAATCCATTGGAAATCCATAACCCATccgtttaaaattaaaattcattgGATGGTGGATATATTGAAAAATGACGAATAGTGATGGACCAACTTAGAATCCTACTGAATTgcaaaaatgtattaaatgaattgtaaataaaaaaatagaaggattaaataattaaaaacaacatgGATTGTCAGAAAAGCCCAATGGAtttcaaacaacaaaaacaaaaagattcGAATCCTAAAATCGACATGAACGAGTCAAGATAACTAAAATCGACTCTAATAACTAAAATCGACCCCAAGCCCAAAAGTCGACCCCAAAACCCCAAAAACCGTCCTAAACTCTAAAATCGACGATAGATTCCAAAATAGAACTTAACACTAAAACCAGCTTTAAAATCTAAATCCAACCAACCCAAAAATCAGCCTTTATCCCTAAAATCAGTCCTCAAGCCCTAAAATCAACTCTAAACGTTAAAGTTGACCTTAAACCCTCAAATCGACGCCGAACCCCTTAAACACCAAAATCGACCCAAAACTCTAAAATTCAGTCCCAAACTCTAAATTCAACCCCTAAGCCCCCAAATTGGCCCCAGATCCTAAATTTGACACTGAACGCAAAACTGACCTTGAAACCGACCCTAAAATTTTTGGTCGAGTGGTCGCGCATCGGGTCATGAGGGTCGGAGAAAGGTCATTTGGGTCTTCGCCGGGATGAACGAGTTGGGCCATGGGGGTTGTCACCTTGAATCGGTCGACATTAGCGTCGTATCGAGAAAGTCATCATCGGGTCATAACATGTTGGACGATTTTGTTGAGTCGAGCGAGTCGTTATTGGGTAGGGGCAATTAGTGTTAGTTTTTGtgtttagggtttgggttggattttatgatttatgcctgattttagggtttagggccGATTTTAGTGTTTAGGGTCGATGTTAGAGTTTGAGGTTGATTTTAGCATTAAGGGTTGACTTTAGGGTTTGGGGCTAATTTTATTGTTAAGGTCGATTTTAGTGTTTAGGATGATAATAGGGTTTGGGGTCGATTTAAGGGTTAGGGATCAATTTTAGGGTTTGGCGaccaattttagggttttgagtcATTTTTGTGTTTGGGGCCGATTTTA
This is a stretch of genomic DNA from Lotus japonicus ecotype B-129 chromosome 1, LjGifu_v1.2. It encodes these proteins:
- the LOC130715974 gene encoding ribonuclease TUDOR 1-like, which gives rise to MASAATGATGWYRGRVKAVPSGDCLVIVAVASSKPGPLPEKSITLSSLIAPRLARRGGVDEPFAWESREYLRKLCIGKEVTFRVDYSVASINRDFGTVFLGDKNVGVLVVSQGWAKVREQGQQKGEVSPYLAELLRLEEQAKQEGLGRWSKVPGAAEASIRNLPPSAIGDASNFDAMGLLAANKGSPMEAIVEQVRDGSTLRVYLLPEFQFVQVFVAGIQSPQMGRRAAPETVVETELPADENNGDVPGEPRPPLTSAQRLAVSSSTETAADPFGPDAKFYTEMRVLNRDVRIVLEGVDKFSNLIGSVYYPDGESAKDLALELVENGYAKYVEWSANMMEEEAKRRLKTAELEAKKIRLRMWTNYVPPASNSKAIHNQNFTGKVVEVVSGDCIIVADDSIPYGSPLAERRVNLSSIRCPKVGNPRRDEKPAPYAREAKEFLRTRLLGRQVNVEMEYSRKIVPTDGSAVPSPAADSRVMDFGSVFLLSATKADSDDTPSSIPSAGSQPTGVNVGELVVGRGFGTVIRHRDFEERSNYYDALLTAESRALSGRKGIHSAKDPPVMHITDLTTTSAKKAKDFLPFLQRSRRVPAVVEYVLSGHRFKLLIPKETCSIAFALSGVRCPGRGEPYSEEAIALMRRKIMQRDVEFEVETVDRNGTFLGSLWESRTNVALTLLEAGLAKLQTSFGSDRIPEFHLLDRAEQSAKKQKLKIWENFVEGEEVSNGANVESKQQEVLKVIVTEVLGGDKFYVQTVGDQKIASIQQQLASLNLKEAPVLGAFSPKKGDTVLCYFHGDKSWYRAMVVNTPRGPVESPQDIFEVFYIDYGNQEQVAYSQLRPLDQSVSAAPGLAQLCSLAYIKSPSLEEDFGQEAAEYLSELTLSSGKEFRAQVEERDTSGGKAKGQGTGTILAVTLVAVDAEISVNAAMLQEGLARMEKRNRWDRKERKAGLDSLEKFQDEARTKRRGMWQYGDVESDEEDGPPARKAGTGRK